A region of Subdoligranulum variabile DNA encodes the following proteins:
- the tuf gene encoding elongation factor Tu, with the protein MAEKEKFDRSLEHVNIGTIGHVDHGKTTLTAAITKTLALKGDADFMDYSSIDKAPEEKARGITINTAHVEYHTEKRHYAHVDCPGHADYIKNMITGAAQMDGAILVVAATDGPMPQTREHILLARQVGVPKIVVFMNKCDMVDDDELLDLVEMEIRELLSSQGFDGDNAPIIRGSALKALESTSTDPDAPEYKCIWELMDAVDSYIPTPDRAADKPFLMPIEDVMTISGRGTVATGRVERGTAHVGDQMEIVGIKEEKLTTTITGLEMFRKSLEYAQAGDNIGALLRGIDRDQIERGQVLAVPGSVHPHTTFDGHVYVLKKEEGGRHTPFFNNYRPQFYFRTTDVTGIITLPEGTEMCMPGDNVDMHVELITPVAMEEGMRFAIREGGHTVGSGVVSKIEK; encoded by the coding sequence ATGGCTGAAAAGGAAAAATTTGACCGCTCTTTGGAGCACGTCAACATTGGCACCATTGGTCACGTTGACCACGGCAAGACCACTCTGACCGCCGCGATCACCAAGACTCTGGCTCTGAAGGGCGACGCCGACTTTATGGATTACTCCAGCATCGACAAGGCTCCCGAAGAGAAGGCTCGTGGTATCACGATCAACACCGCTCACGTTGAGTATCACACCGAGAAGCGTCACTACGCCCACGTTGACTGCCCGGGCCATGCTGACTATATCAAGAACATGATCACCGGTGCTGCTCAGATGGACGGCGCTATCCTGGTCGTTGCTGCTACCGACGGTCCCATGCCCCAGACCCGTGAGCACATCCTGCTCGCCCGTCAGGTTGGCGTGCCCAAGATCGTTGTCTTCATGAACAAGTGCGACATGGTCGACGACGACGAGCTGCTGGATCTGGTCGAAATGGAGATCCGTGAGCTGCTGTCCAGCCAGGGCTTCGATGGCGACAACGCTCCCATCATCCGTGGCTCTGCTCTGAAGGCTCTGGAGTCCACCTCCACCGATCCCGACGCTCCTGAGTACAAGTGCATTTGGGAACTGATGGATGCTGTTGACAGCTACATCCCCACTCCCGACCGCGCTGCTGACAAGCCCTTCCTGATGCCCATCGAGGACGTTATGACCATCTCTGGCCGTGGCACTGTTGCCACCGGTCGTGTTGAGCGTGGTACCGCCCATGTCGGCGATCAGATGGAAATCGTCGGCATCAAGGAAGAGAAGCTGACCACCACCATCACTGGCCTTGAAATGTTCCGCAAGAGCCTGGAGTACGCTCAGGCTGGCGACAACATCGGCGCTCTGCTGCGTGGTATCGACCGTGATCAGATCGAGCGTGGCCAGGTTCTGGCTGTTCCCGGCTCTGTTCATCCCCACACCACCTTCGACGGTCACGTTTACGTCCTGAAGAAGGAAGAGGGCGGCCGTCATACCCCGTTCTTCAACAACTATCGTCCTCAGTTCTACTTCCGCACCACCGACGTTACCGGCATCATCACCCTGCCCGAGGGCACCGAGATGTGCATGCCCGGCGACAACGTCGATATGCATGTTGAGCTGATCACCCCCGTTGCCATGGAAGAAGGCATGCGCTTCGCTATCCGTGAAGGCGGCCACACCGTTGGTTCCGGCGTTGTTTCCAAGATCGAGAAGTAA